The following nucleotide sequence is from Coffea eugenioides isolate CCC68of chromosome 10, Ceug_1.0, whole genome shotgun sequence.
ATCCACTAAGGTAGGCATAATGGCCATATGGTTGATCCCACAAAATGTGTAcatgtgataaaaaaaaaaaaaaaaaagccaaggAACTTTAGCCCGTCTGATTTGTTACTTTCtacaatttttataaaaaaaagtattatagcaatttgatgtatataaaataaaaaaataattaaaaaatatgtttatgacaagcataatttttttaaacaaaaataacaattcaagCAAGGAGATTTCACAATacattaaattaaattaatgtCGTACAAATACCATTTGCTCATCGATATTGAAATTCCTTAAGGAAGGCTTTCATCTGCCATTTGGGCAACTGGTGTAGCGATCACGAGTTAGATGTACAACTCACTGATGAAGAACTGCAATATATAGATTAGCATTACAAGGTATTTGACAAGATTCAAttgtttgtttggatggtaggttatttgtaaaaatttatttgtttgtatcatcaacatatttttttaactatatttttattttgtatatattatatcaaaaaaatattatagtatatttttcaaaaaaaattccaaataaTCTATTATCTTCTTTATTGGAAAATCATTGGACGATctgtttggatttggattgccatttttctctaaaaaaattttacttttttcGAAAATATATTtgttaatcatctttttatctcacatacatcaaatcgttacaatatACTTTTacttaaattttgaaaaaaaaaaaatccaaaccGGCTTGACTCTTGTGCTGAAAATGCTATGACTACTCCATCTTTCTCATTCCCCATCCAATTCCCGTTTTTGCATTATCGGGCATTATGCTGTGACATAGAGCTATGCACAAAGTGGAATAACCTTTACAATCTTCATTAACTGAGTGATTATCTGCTGAATTCTATTTTTTATCTCAACATAATTATGCAGTAATTGGTTTTAAACAATCCAATTTAGTACAAAATATGCCTATAAgtccttttgtttttgttttttttttttgggtggttgAGGAGAGAAGTTAGAAGACCATTAATTTCTTGAACCACCCGCGGATTATTTGTAGTGTTTCCTCCTTTATGGTTTAGTGGGCCTCCCATATATTATACTTTGCCCGTTATCTGTAACGATTAGATACGACTTATCCAGAAGTACCTTACTCCTCCTCCCAGCAACGGCAAAAACGAAATTCCTCCTTTCAACTTTATCATCCATCTTTTGCAATTGTCTGGGATCACACACCTGTGACCCGGGCTACTTCACCATCGCTTCATTAGACCAAATTGCCCATCGGCCATTTGCACTTTTTAACGACTAGGATCCATTTACAActataatctttttttttaatataatataaGTGCGAGATTTCAAAGTAGCGATCTCTCTTTTacacttttttttctcttacaTCATCCAATCCGTCTCTCTCAACAGTTACAACTTACCTAATAGCATGGCACTATGTCATGAAGATGGCTATGACAGAATAACAAATGACCTTCGCCTTTACCTTTAGACGGGCAAAATCGTAAAGCTGCACAGCAGCGTGAAAGTCCTTGGGTACCCTGCACGTGATGTTAACACTTTTCACAATAACATCCCAAACGAAGCCCGGTGGATAGCGTATTAAAAGTTAAAACAACGTTCATCAGGTGACAAAAGACAGACATCCCAAAATAAAGAGCAATAGATATACCCGCACTTTGCATATCCAACCGTTCATCAAAGAAGCCTCACGATATATTTATGCTCCCCCACGCACAGAATTTCCCGCACCAGTACCGAACTCTAAATAGCAAATCCAGCCACCAAGGATTTAAATCCGCTCGACGCTCTCAACAAGAAAACAGATGATAAATATAAAACAGATAATTTCAAACAAAACTACGCTGTAAAATTTCAGTAATCAGCTCCGCTGACATCGCAACCGTCCGCCGCGGATTATCGCCGGCTTTCTTCTACGTGCCGGCTATCTACTCCGAATTAACTCCACTACTCTCCGATTTGCTCCGCCGCTCATTACTAACGgtcattttccaatttcaacGGTAACTTATTTGACAATTGTTGTCTTGATTTTTCTCTGGCTATCACCTCCCTTTTTTCGCTTTTTGGGGCGATAGTTGTCGGTTCTTATTCTAGGTTTTTACTGTCCATGCTTCTGCCTTTTCTTCTTCTGTTGCTATGTTTTGAGATATTTAGGGTGCTATTGCTATTATTACTTCTGTTTGCAGTGCTTTTGATTTTATCGCTTTCTCTGTTTGAAACAAATTAGGAATGTATTTGTTTATCTTTTGTGTATTGTAGCAAGTAGTTTGAGTGGAGTAACATTGAAGAGTTTAAAAGTAGTAGCCAGTGTTTTGTGTGCCCTAAGTTTTTCTCTCCCCGAAGCAACTGAATTTGCATCTAAACGATCACTGTCGAATTTTCATTAAAATAATCTCTTGGAGACTTTTCATATTTTGCATTTCCGGTTTTGTCATCTTTTGTTTTCCCAGTTGGCTGGATTGTTTGATTCAAAAGGCCCTGTGATTGACCTTTAAATAGTTAAGTGATCATGAAATTTGCTTTGTGTATTAGTGCTTGGTTTGGAAGCTGAGGAAAGGAAGAATGGGACAAAACAATGAAGGATAACTCTTGTCTTTTGTAAAGAGAAATAGTTTCTTCAAAATCATTTCGACCACAGTGATCCAAGAAATGTCTGGACAAAAGTAAAAGCAGAAAACAGTACAGAGCAAAGTTTGGACATAAAGTTCTGCAGCACCTCATTTCGTGAGTGTTGGTTTTCTGGTTTTCTAAGCCTCAGATCACTCTCCTTGTATTGCATTTTCTTTTGCCACCCCAAGCAGGAGGAATATGTCACCTAGAGTTGGATTGCTGTTTTGTTGTTTGTGACCAGGTTGATGTGAGGTTTTCAATGAGATTTACTTTGTTTCTGTATGAAATTTACCTATGGAATTGGGACATGCTTGCTTTAAAACAAAACTGGTAGAGGTTTTGCTTTTGCAGCTGATGTGTTTATCTGCTTTTAATAGTTGTTCCCAACTTCATGCTGCTGAAGGGGTTTTAGCTGCTTCCAGTTTTATGaatccttttgttttccaatgTAGAACTGCGTTTATAactttttacttttttgttAATTAGGTAATCAAGATGATTGGGTCTTTTCTCACCAGAGGACTTGTGTAAGCATTACATCCCTTTTCAAGAAAAAGATATAATACGCTTCTCTTTGTGCTTGTgtgattttctcatttttcatgaCTTTCTTCTCCAGGATGGTTTTTGGTTATGCTTATCCTGCTTATGAGTGCTTCAAAACTGTGGAGATGAATAAACCTGACATTGAGCAACTTCGCTTTTGGTGCCAGTACTGGTAATATACTGTTTATGTATGTTCCTGTGAAATTCTTATGATGACAAGTATATTGGTTAACTCTGCCTTGTCCCTTCATTGAAGGATATTGGTTGCAGTGTTGACAGTTTGTGAGAGGGTAGGAGATGCTTTTATTTCATGGTAAGTAATTTAGGGGGTACAATGGTGACTTACTTTTATTACTGTTTGCTTTTGTTTCCTGTTCcctattttaattaattttcccCTTGTCTTGAAGGGTCCCAATGTACAGTGAGGCTAAGTTGGCATTCTTCATATATTTGTGGTTCCCCAAGACTAAGGTCTCTACTTTTCCTTCCAGAATTTCAATTAAAACTTCCCaaactttttctctctttttagTGTCTAATTTTTTACAGTTTTGGTGCTAAACATATGTCAGGGAACAACTTATGTTTACGATTCTTTCTTCAGACCTATAGTCTCAGAACACGAGACAGAAATTGATCGTAATCTGTTGGAATTGAGAATTAGAGCTGGGGATATGGCGGCTCTATACTGGCAAAAGGCTGTTAGTTATGGTCAGACAAGAATATTTGATGTCTTGCAGTATATTGCTTCGCAATCAGCTCAGCCTCGGCCTGCTCAGGTATGAATGTCTAAGTATAATAGGCATCTTATCCCATGGTCATATCTCCAGTGTGACTCTGTTTCACATATGAATTTGTCCGGTTAACTTGCTCAGATCTATGAATTTGTTGAGAGTAGGACTAtccaattttccattttcactAGTTAGTTGCTCATTTCCAGTACTACTTTTTCAACAATTTATGTGAATCCTTGACTACATTGACAACTCAATAAAGAAGTCATGGCATACTTGAATGAATTTATATATCCCTGAAAAGAAATGATGATGTATTAACTCGACGTGTTGAGGTATGAAAAACTTTATCATAGTTTTATCTTTAGCACAAAATTAAATACTTCACTTTTTGCTTGAAAAGTAGCTAATTAGCAGACTTTGGCTAGAGAGCTAATTGAACATAAGATTTCGAGTGCAATGCGTGtgtttattattgttattattattattattattattattattattattattattattattttacaaacaTAAGGAGGACAGTTTTTGCTACAAACAAAATCAGACTGAGCAAACTGGTCCTATTGTTTGTATGCATTAGACATGATGTCCCACTATCTTTCCTCTAGAAAGGCCTCTTATATTGGATGGCATTCTGCGACCTCATTATTTCAGTTGCAAACAAATAGTGGCTTACGAATTCATAATAGGATGTTTGTAATTCTTTCAGGCAACATTCCATCACAGTGACGTTCACCTATATTACGCCATGTTATCTGGTGTGGTTGTCTTACAAGTGTTCTAAAATTGGATTTTGGAGTCTGGAGTACACTTGAACCTCAAGGACATTGTGCCTCAATACTTTATCTGTATATAAACCTTATGGACGTTATACCTCAATAATTTATCTGTATACTCGCTTATGATACAGTGTCTATCTGGAAGTTATTTATGTTGCCTGTAACCTTGGTTGTCCTGTGAATGAATCGTATGTTCTTTAATTCTCTTGTGCTGTTATTTTAGAAAGTTTTCTTAATCATAAGCTTTTACTTTTGAATGACAGACACAACAAGAAGGTGCTAGAGTTCGACAAAACAATGCACCACAGGTTCGTAAAGGAGCTGCTACATCAGTGCCACAGGCTGAAGAGACCCCTTCTCCAGCTTCTAGTACATCTTCAAGTGAGAACCAAGATGATGTGTCGGAGGATGTTGCCCATTCACAAGCGCCTTTAGCTGATTCTTCTGGGGCTGCCCTAAATGCATTAAACACAACACCAACGGAACCCCTTACTGAAACCACAAAACCTACAACCTCAAAAGAAACTGAGGTTATGGAGATTGATTCAGCTTCTTCGTCCGGAGCAGAAAATGCCAAACCTCGGTCACAAGAGACGGTCATTGAAGAAAGCGTTCGGGTCACGCGTGCCAGGTCAAGGAAACCACGTGCTACATCCAACCGTTGAGTAGAGCTTGGGTCCTCCATTATCCTTCCTAATTTGTGAATTGTGAGTAACTAGGAGGCATAGGTTAAGAGCTGATAAATGGTGCATGTACATCGTTGTTGTTGTTGGACGACTCGTTGGTTATAAATGTTCAAGATTTTTAAGTTGATGGATTTTGAGTGGGTAGGCCGTGAAAGCTATAATTGATTTAGATTAAAGGCCGAGGAAACAACGATTTAGATATCTCTCGTTGTTGTGCTTTGGGTAACTCGCGCTAAAGTAAAAGTTGGGGCCGAGCACCGCTCCACGATCAGGTACTAATACGGTTGGACCTGGGCCCAACAGCTGCAACGATTTGGGGCCGTTGACGGTCCGGATTCGATCGAAGTTTGTAGAATTAACGGTGATGATGACGCTATTTACATTGATTGTTACTCGAGATGTGGGACCCACAAAATGGCGATGGATTTGGAAGTTGAAACAATTGTCGCTCACTGGTAAGCTTTGTCAAAGTATATGAACGAGCCGTTTTATTTGTGTCAAAACTCCCAGCATGGCCCAGTCTTTCTTCGCTGTAGAAAACATATGGTACATTTTTGTTTACCTCAACTTAGTATCTCGTACTAAGCTGTTCATAAAGTATGTTGAAAACATGTTCGGTGTTGAGGCAATTAAGAAGACAACGTAAACATGATACTATTGAGGAGGAAAAGCAGAAATGCAGGTCGGAATGGTGAAGAAGGCAAACCATTTTAATGCCACTACAAAGCCCGTTTGAGTTAGATAGCAACATCAGCCTTGGAAGTGAATCAACCATGTGATGCATAGCAATTGTATCAAAAACGGCAGAaagggggcaaaaaaaaaaaaagatgaagaaaatagTTAATGAACCTACAATTCATTAGCATTTACTACATGTCAATTTTGCACTTGAAGGAAGGGATGTGGATTGTACAAGTCCTtcaaggaaaactataataaTCAATGATCTAAACACAAACCTATACTTTTAATGCTATATAAATAAATGCATGTACAGGTGAAATGGAGAGCCTCGTTGATTTTGATCCTAAACTTCTGCAATACATGGATAACGATTTGCCTGCTAAGAACATTCTGTACCCCACAGATCTGTAGCAGTGACCGCGTAATCTGATCGCAACCAATAGTCATCATTAACCTGCAGGTCACACAAGCAAGGTATTTATTAGAGGGTGGTAAAACTTCTTCTGAATATCTGTAGCTTATTCCCTTTTGCTCTCATTCCCTGCAAGGTAAGTCGGTTTGGCTGGGAAAACTTACAGCCCCATCcgatgggattattttattaatgcCAGATACATCAGAGCTCTGCAAACCAGAAGCATCTGAATAATACGCGTCGTCCGCCCCTTGTCTGCAACCATTCACAACTGATGAATCCAATAATTTTCTGCGCTTGACCTTCACATCCTCATGATGTCCTCCATGATTGCTACGGTCATAATGATTATCAAAGCCATCAGAAGCTGGAATACAGGCATGCATGCTTCTGAATTTAAAATGTGaagaaaaggaagttgaatcTGAATGGTGTCTCTAGATATTCTCAGGGTAGCTTATTTGTTCTGAGCAAAAAGATACCTCAAGAGATACAAATCAATAGGTCCAGTAGTGCTTCGAACAATAAGTTTGTACTGCCTTTCTGAGAATCCGATATCCTGTTCAGATGCCAAAAAATTCCAATCAGCACTATGAGAGGCCAAGGAATCCAAATCTTTAAAGGGCACCTCTCGGTTAAGTCAGTACAGAAGACTCACTTCATCAGGATCAGGAACTTCAAGAGTACTAGCATGTGGAGCTTTTACAGCGATAACAGTTTTATTCTGCAGAAAACATACAGCATAAACATCTCAAACATAAAGGGAAAAAGATATAAATGCAAAGAGAAACAAATTTAACTAACCCTGAAACATGGCTGGCTCATGATATCTTCCTCAGTCAAATAAAGGGTCCTGAATCAGTCCAAGCAGATGAACACTGTGATATAAGTTATGCATCCAGTAAACAAATAAAACGTAGGAAGACATTATTTACCTTTGAGAAGTTCCAGCATGCACTAGGGCATTCATCTTCTCATCCATTTTCCTGCAGGATAAGATCCAAGCCAAACATTTAATCCTAGGAAATTTACAAGAGGCATTCTTCCATATCATGATTATCAAACCTTATGCAATCGTCAAGCCTGCAATCTTCAGCAAATAAACGTTCAATTTCAGCCTGTCATGGAAAACAAAAGGTTATTGCAGTTAAAGCCTCACCACAAGTTTtctggtaaaaaaaaaaaacttccaaaCGATTTCTTTAGGTTGATTTTTTAGAAAGGAAAGGGATttgaaagaaaaagtaaaaaaaaaggaggggACCAATAAAGGGGGGAAAACAAATATGATTCAGTTAAACAAATTTCTACCACATTCACATGATAATGACAATAGTTTTGAACTTTTTTAATAGTCAACATGTTTCTCATTTCCATACAAAAAATTCTTGCAGTTGGTTACAGTTTTAGCAAGCTATTGGTTAAATCTACTGCTTTTACACAATCACATAGGGATTGACACGTTTTTTCGCTTTTGGCACCACTTCAGTTAGATGGTGGAAATTTTGAGAACGGCTTCAAAATGCATTACTCCTAGTTCCTAATCATTTGTTTCTCCCTTTCAAGTGGGCAAGGGAGGGGTGCGTAATTCAAAATCCATTTTTAGCTACAGGAAGTAGACAGTAATACACTATGCGTCAGCTTGCAACGAAGGCATTAGAGTAGCAGAAGCTATATAGTACCTCACAAGTTCCTTATTGGAGTACTTTCTCAAGAAGGATGGTTTATCCTAAGCTTTGCCCATTTCAATATGAGAAGAAAGACAGTTGTCCAATGAGCCAAGTATTTTGACTTAATCTTGTGCAACAAAATGAACAAATTAACAAGGGCATAATGATAATCAGAACACAAGTTTCATATAGCATTTATTTATGCATGTCCATAAAAAGGAACATTGTCAGCAGATCACCTTCAGAATGCTTGCTTGATTATTCAACTCTTCCGGTCCAAACATCTCATATCCCCTGATATAAAAATGCTAGTATCATAAGTCGATAAAGGCATTAAAATGGAACTAACAAAGGTTAGCAACATTACTTCCAACGTATGTGACTCTTTGTAGTCTTTTCAATTAATCCTACTCCTTCAAGGACATTTGTAATATCATATATTCGCCTTTTCTGTACCTGTAGATAGAAAGCAACCATCTGagataaataataaataaataactattACATGCATTTGGCATGCTGTGAAACAAAAATAGTGGTAAAAGAATAAAAACTCCTTACTTCAAAATCCTGTCTACTAAGGGTGGAGAAGAAAAGATATTTTGCAAGTAATCTTCTATAAACTACAATACCTCCAACAGATCTGCAGCTCTATTGAGATCAAGGCATCCATCCTCAGCTTCCCGTATCAATTTAATGAACTTCTTTGTCAACAAGCCTGCCAGACAACAAAGACACGACTTCCGGAGCTTTTAGTACAAATGCTTGgcataaaagaaaaataatgcaTCAAGCCTCCCATGCAGGAATGTTATTAAATTGGCTTTTAACATCTAAAAATTCTGAAATCTGCCTCACCTAGAGAGCTGTCATATCGGCAGCTACCTACTACGCCCACATTGTCAAGAACCTCTGTAAGAATAGAATCAACAAGCTATTAACGACAGTAAAAGTAAGGTTAACTGTATAAGGTCTAATCCGACTGATATGCCATTAACCTGCATTTGGTTCCAACGTTCCTGGTTTCACGTGATTTGAGCCTCTTGCTTTGCTGCATTGCTTAGCTTCAAGGAGAGATACTGGCAGCTTAAGTGAAGCGGCATTTACAGCTTGAGTAATGTCATAAACCGAGctagttttacttgtgccttTATTAGCTTCAAAGATGCCATGCTCATTCGTATGCTTCGCAAAAATGGAAACACATTGTAATTAATATGCTCATGGAATACAAATTAATTGCTGACATTATTAAATGTTTTGGCAATCTACAATGCAATTATTGACTAGTAATTTGCTGGTTCAGGAGCTCAAATATCTATAGATATGCTAATAAATTATTGCAACATGTTATCCGAAATAAATACACTGATGAAGTAGAGTTACAAGCATGAACTAGCTAAAGCAGAAATTACAATTTCATGCAACAAAAGTTGCAGATTATAGAACTAGATGTCTACTAACCATTGCTCCAAGGCATGCAATAACACAACCATTTTATCTGAAGTCGTGAAACTTAAATCCACAATAAGATTCTCATATAGCATCTCGAGACCACAAACTCGCTAACCAAAAGTTATACAGATGCTGAAGGTAATCACTAAAATTAGGGTACTTTACCAATGTCCAATACTTCAATACCAATTTTACTTCTAGAACTGAAATCTTGTCCAACCAGGAGAAAGCAAGTATGATATGTTTTTGCCAGCGGATAATAGAGGTTAATGGTGACAAATTCAACCTTTTTGACGCCAAAATAATTATAAAGAACAGCAAGCTGGCAGCTATCCAAAGATGTAGGAAGCTTATCGCGCTTGCTTATCATGTTATCATgttttacacacacacacacacacacacaaacacgcCAACAAACAAAAACTGACGTGAGAATTTAATAGTGAAAGGTTCTTCTTAATTCCTCGACATTCGTGTTACATTTATCATGGTACATCAGAACCTCAAGCATGATGTGAAAGCGCAAATTAATGATTAAACctccagaaaaaaaaagtaaaagagaGAAATCAAAGAAGAGAAGGATCACCGAATTTTCTTTGAACCCACAATTACATAAATCTCAAACATAAAAAAATTACTGAATAATCAAAATCCAGAACGGAacaacatttaaaaaaaattttctttgctTGATCGCACACTTCAAAGATACTAAGCCGTCAAGGCCGTCATACATTTGCGTACcataaaaggcaaaaaaaaaaaaacaaagaaaaccaaTTCAACTGGAAGCTCAACCAGGGGAATCAGAAACAAAACCCACCAAAGTCAAGAAGCAGAAATATACCGGAAGACCGAGAAGTGAAGGTGAATTCCGACTTGTGAAGGAGTCCTTAGGCTGAATATCTAGAAAATTGGGAGCTATGCAGTAATTGATAATAGCAGAGGGATCAGCAGCAGCAGGAGGAGAATGTATAGAGGCAAAAGGGTCGAGCCGTTCACAGACTCTGGACGGGACCACGGGAACCGAGAAACGATGTTGTGGCTCCAAACGAGGAGGGGGAGGAACACCAGAAGCTGCGAGGGATAAGTTGCCGAAACTGCTGTTTAAACTAACGTTCAAATCAATGTCAATGTGTCTATCTCTACCTCTACCTCTACCATCACCAGAGGTCGACATGAGGAGGAGGAATTCCAGGGGAAAAGCCCAAAGATAATGGGAGAGTCTGAAGACGAGACCGAAGAGGAGGAGTTTTGAAAGATCTTGTTGGTTTAGGGAAAACGAGCGGAAAAGTAGGTGAGTGAGtcagtgagtgagtgagtgcgTGGATGGCTACCGCCTGCCAGGTGGGGGAAGTCTTAGTCTGTTGGCGGTGCGGTAAACTCCCTCCCTTTGAACTCCTTGGGCTTTTCCCGGTTTTTGACAAAATGACGGCTGAATGGGCCAATTAACCCCTAAATATGAGTAGGATTAGGGCACCAAGACAAATACAAGATCCAAGATCAACTTAAACTGATAGAGGGATTAGTTAGGTGACCGTGAAATCTTTGTTTAACTCTCAAATCCTCACATTATTCTTTTCCAATTGTAACGGCTGAGATCCGCCACTGAACcagataaaggaaaaaaaaaaaaaactcttagaTGAGAGCATGTGAAaatatgatgaaattaaaaattaatttttgacaaGAGTAAATCTTGTGTATATTGACAGTGTAATCTTTAAACTTGTTGAATATTCAGTACTTGCAATCTTTTTAGGTATTGGTGGGATTCAGTTCGTCAATTGGTATTTGTTTAGTCATTCGAATAGTGACTTGATGTCTTTTTAGCTATGCATTACACACCTCGTATGGATCTAGCTTGACCAATTAATTTAATCTCAAACAATATTTACTGTTTGGCAACTTTTTAAAGTTGTTTGAGTTCAACGGAAAACCAACGTCTCAACCATGCACAAAATAATGAGTGGATCGATTTAGGCTCCATTCCAACTTGTGGCTGACTTAAAGTAGTTTGAGCTTTGCTCGAATGATAATAGAGCCAAGTACAGACACCATTGCGAGTTAGATTGCCAGTAGACTCTTGGCCTTAACTTGAGTTGCGATAGAATGAGGCCGAAGGTACTGTTTCGGTTGATGGCCCTTGGGCTCCGTCTATGGGTGATTATAAGGAAGTAAATAGCCCAACAAAGATTTGTTCATATTACCAGATCTGGGCCACGGACTTTTTCTGCTCCGTCAATCCTTTGCTGCATTATCTTTACTGGTGCCGACTACGAGACGCCCATAGGGGAGTTCAACAACAACCACCCCCCCcgcccccccaaaaaaaacaccaaaaaaaaaaaatgtacagCAGCATGAGAAATCCCCTTTAGATTTGATACAATCCTCAAGCAGGATGATAATTAGCTCATCCGTTGAAAAATGTCTACAGAAGAAAGCAGACATCAACTAAATAAATGTTTTCTGAGAAACAGCAGGGTGAGATCTAAGAAAAAGAACTGCATGCTCTGTTAAAGGAATGGTTAAGATGCAACAGAAGGAAGGGCACAAATCTAATTACTACAAGTTGCTATTTGGAACCATATATCCTGGTCCCGCTCAGTATATACCCGCCAGATGTACTCATTTGCATGTGTGGGTGGGTTCTGGATGGAAGGACCTGTGTTGTAAACTATCATTAAACATCCAGACGAGCCGCAAAAAAGTGATAAATACACtaacaaggaaaaggaaaacataCGCTTTGGAAAGACCAA
It contains:
- the LOC113750000 gene encoding transcription factor E2FC-like; its protein translation is MSTSGDGRGRGRDRHIDIDLNVSLNSSFGNLSLAASGVPPPPRLEPQHRFSVPVVPSRVCERLDPFASIHSPPAAADPSAIINYCIAPNFLDIQPKDSFTSRNSPSLLGLPHTNEHGIFEANKGTSKTSSVYDITQAVNAASLKLPVSLLEAKQCSKARGSNHVKPGTLEPNAEVLDNVGVVGSCRYDSSLGLLTKKFIKLIREAEDGCLDLNRAADLLEVQKRRIYDITNVLEGVGLIEKTTKSHIRWKGYEMFGPEELNNQASILKAEIERLFAEDCRLDDCIRKMDEKMNALVHAGTSQRTLYLTEEDIMSQPCFRNKTVIAVKAPHASTLEVPDPDEDIGFSERQYKLIVRSTTGPIDLYLLSNHGGHHEDVKVKRRKLLDSSVVNGCRQGADDAYYSDASGLQSSDVSGINKIIPSDGAVNDDYWLRSDYAVTATDLWGTECS
- the LOC113749799 gene encoding putative HVA22-like protein g; this encodes MIGSFLTRGLVMVFGYAYPAYECFKTVEMNKPDIEQLRFWCQYWILVAVLTVCERVGDAFISWVPMYSEAKLAFFIYLWFPKTKGTTYVYDSFFRPIVSEHETEIDRNLLELRIRAGDMAALYWQKAVSYGQTRIFDVLQYIASQSAQPRPAQTQQEGARVRQNNAPQVRKGAATSVPQAEETPSPASSTSSSENQDDVSEDVAHSQAPLADSSGAALNALNTTPTEPLTETTKPTTSKETEVMEIDSASSSGAENAKPRSQETVIEESVRVTRARSRKPRATSNR